TACCGTTCGCGACACGGACGACACGACCTGTTCCAGCGAGACGGGCACCATAACGATAGACCCCGTACCGAACGCGCCTGAAAACCCTGTGGTATATATCGAAAACTCAACATGTGAAATGATGGGTTCTGCGAGCATAACGAACTACGACGACACGCTGACCTATACGTTCTCCCCTGCGGGGCCTACGGTAGGAGCCGGCGGTGTGATCTCCGGCTTCCTATTAGATACTGCCTATTCGGTCACTGTAAAGGATTTAAAAAGTGGATGTGAGTCGGGTGAGTCAATATTCAGTGTAGGTTCATGGCAGGAAATGAGCTGTAGTATCGTACAAGATCAGCTTACCACGGATCATCTAACAATGGATGGGGTGGCAACGGCAACACCTTTTGGGGGTATGGCACCGTTCACCTATTTATGGGACAACGGGGAGACCACTCAAACGGCCACCAAATTGACCTATGGGATGCATTCCGTTACCATTACAGATGCCAACGGTTGCGAAACGATGTGTCAAATAGATATTGCCAAGGAACTCTATTGTTGGATAAACCTGATACAGCATGTAACAGAGTATGGCGGTAAAGACGGTGCCGCACGTGTAAGCGGTAACGGAGGATACAGGCCCTTTACCTTCCGGTGGGATGACGGGTCTACGGAAGCGACCAACCGCTCGTTAACGGCAGGTATACATACTGTGACCATTACCGATGCCACGGGGGCGACTTCCGAATGTACTATTACTATAATGGAGCCTACCGGAAGTGCATGTGATAAATTTACAAGTGAGGTGGAACAAGATAAGCTTACTACTGACCATTTGACAAAGGACGGGGGGGCAACGGTAACGCCTTATGGCGGTACTGCGCCCTATACCTACTATTGGGACAATGGTGAGACCACCCAAACGGCCACCACTTTGACCTATGGCATGCATTGGGTGAAGGTTACGGACGCCAATGGTTGTGAATCCGTGTCGTATATAGATATAGCCAAGGAACTTTATTGTTGGGTGAACCTGATACAAAATGTTACAGAGTATGGCGGTAAAGACGGTGCCGCACGTGTAAGCGGTAACGGAGGATACAGGCCCTTTACATTTAAATGGGATGACGGATCTACGGAAGCGACCAACCGCTCGTTAACGGCCGGGATACATTATGTGACAATCACGGATGCCACGGGGGCGACCTCGCAATGCAGTATTACCATAACCCAACCGGGACCAGAGGTTTGTGATGGTGTAGATAATGATGGAGATGGAAAAGTGGACGAAGGGTTCGATTCCGATATGGACGGAATCGCCGATTGTTTCGATGAGTGCGATAATAGATTGGACTCTGACCAAGACGGTGTACCCGATTGTTTAGATATATGTCCAAATGGAGATGATTCCAAGGATTCCGATGGTGATGGAGTGCCCGATACCTGTGATGTGGAAGAGTGCGATGGTCTCGATAATGATGGCGATGGTAAAGTAGATGAAGGATTCGATGCCGATATGGACGGGATTGCCGACTGTTTTGATGAGTGCGATAATAATTTAGATACTGATCAGGATGGTGTGCCGGATTGTTTGGACAAATGTCCAGGATTGGATGATAACTTGGATACAGATGGAGACGGTACCCCCGATTGTATGGACGATTGTGACGATACCGTTGACACAGACGGTGACGGTATTGTCGATTGTCAGGATGACGAAATCAATTCGCCCTGTCCAGATAGCGTAGATGCCAACGGCGTCTCTTTGGATACGGATGGAGATGGCGTAGTGGATTGTTTGGATGTATGTCTAGGTTTTGATGATAGCTTGGATACCGATGGAGACGGAACTCCGGATGGATGCGATGTTGAAGAATGCGACGGTGTCGACAATGACGGTGATGGTGACATCGATGAAGACGTATTATTGCCAACGGTTGAGTTTGTTTCCTTTGACGAAGTAAGTATAGATGAAGGAATTCAGTATAACCTTTCTGGAGGCAGCCCTGAAGGGGGTGTATATAGTGGACCTGGAGTAACGGATAACGAAGACGGCACTTACAATTTTGACCCATCGTTAGCCGGCATAGGGGAACATACGCTAACCTATACCTATGTTAGCGAGAATGGTTGTTCCAATTCCGCAACGGATGTAGTTAAGGTATTAGAAGCTGTTTCTTTCACCGTACTTATCAATGAATTCCAGCCAAATCCACCTGGTACGGATCCATCTGAACAGTCTATTGAACTCAAAGGTCCTGCTGGTCAATCCTTTACTGGATGGATAGTAATTTTGGATTCTGATTCGGCCAATTCTGGCCAGGTTAATGATGTGGAGCAAGTTACAGGCACTTTTGACGCAAATGGACTTTTAACAGTTTCAATTCCGGATATAGAGAACCCGAGCTTTACCATAATGATTACGGATAACTATCAAGATGGTATCAACGATTTTGATAGTAATGATGATGGTGTTTTGGATACCGGCATTTCCAATCTCGGCAATATCATGGATGCCATTGGTATTCCTGATGAATCAAGTGATGAGAACTTCTTGTTTGGTACTCAATTGGGAGGTGCTGACTTTAAATTTACAGGGGATGAACCGGTTCTGGTATTTAGGGATAGCAATACGGATGCCTGGTATGCAATAAATGATCATACAATAGAAATCGCTTATGATATAGATGCAAATCCTTATGCGTTTAGTTCATTTAGTGGAAATTTGCAAGCACCTACTTTTGGAATGGCAAATCCATACCTTGTTACAACGGCACGTACCTTTCAAATGGAAGTATGGCCAAATCCTACGGTTGAAATTTTAAACTTGGAAGTTCCTAAGAACTCTGGAATAGTAAGATTTGATCTTTATGATATTTCTGGAAAATTGGTGAAGAGTGTTCCCGGGACTTCTTGGAACCTTATGCAAATAGATGTAAGAAATTTAGAAACGGGTGTTTATATCATTAGAGCAAATGGTGGCAACTCCGGCGCTATGATTAAAAAATTCATTAAAAGATAGATACTTACATTAATCAAGTAAAAGGCCCTAAAGCAATCATCTTTAGGGCTTTTTTGCTATTGTATTTTTTCCATATCCGTAACAGTTCCATGCTTTCAATGTTACAATTTTAACATTTTATTACCATTCATCCGATAAATCATACAGTTCATAAGCTGGAAACGTGTAAATACCTTATTAACCAGTACCTTACATAGGTATAGAATTCAGTTGGAACATTAACTGGTTTTTGTAACCCCACAATACAAAGAACCAAACTACTTCCTATGGTCATTGTAACCAATCACCAAAGGAAAAATGAAAAACCACCAAAAAAGAAGGAACTTTCTTAAAGGTTCCATCATGGCATCAACTGGTGCCGTGCTTTTGCATACGACCGATTTATTCGCAAAGGAACCATTTTCTTCCCCTTCAATTTCTAAGACAGATATACGTACCAAGCTCTTTGGTAAGCAAGTGGAAATTTCCGGGCGGGTTTTCGATGGTTCGGGAAAGAATCCCCTTCAAAATGTGAAGATTGAATTCTGGCACCTTTCCCCCAATTCGGAAAAAATAGGGCACAAGGGCTCATTGTTAACGGATACTCAGGGAAGGTATATTTTAAAGTCCGATTATCCATCCAAAGAAATGGGTAAGCATACTACCATCCACTTTAGGGTCTCAAGGGAAAATAAGGAATTGGTCACGGAACTAAAATTTTCAGATTTTGGGGCGTACATCACCGATAAACATTGGGAG
Above is a window of Maribacter algicola DNA encoding:
- a CDS encoding T9SS type A sorting domain-containing protein gives rise to the protein TVRDTDDTTCSSETGTITIDPVPNAPENPVVYIENSTCEMMGSASITNYDDTLTYTFSPAGPTVGAGGVISGFLLDTAYSVTVKDLKSGCESGESIFSVGSWQEMSCSIVQDQLTTDHLTMDGVATATPFGGMAPFTYLWDNGETTQTATKLTYGMHSVTITDANGCETMCQIDIAKELYCWINLIQHVTEYGGKDGAARVSGNGGYRPFTFRWDDGSTEATNRSLTAGIHTVTITDATGATSECTITIMEPTGSACDKFTSEVEQDKLTTDHLTKDGGATVTPYGGTAPYTYYWDNGETTQTATTLTYGMHWVKVTDANGCESVSYIDIAKELYCWVNLIQNVTEYGGKDGAARVSGNGGYRPFTFKWDDGSTEATNRSLTAGIHYVTITDATGATSQCSITITQPGPEVCDGVDNDGDGKVDEGFDSDMDGIADCFDECDNRLDSDQDGVPDCLDICPNGDDSKDSDGDGVPDTCDVEECDGLDNDGDGKVDEGFDADMDGIADCFDECDNNLDTDQDGVPDCLDKCPGLDDNLDTDGDGTPDCMDDCDDTVDTDGDGIVDCQDDEINSPCPDSVDANGVSLDTDGDGVVDCLDVCLGFDDSLDTDGDGTPDGCDVEECDGVDNDGDGDIDEDVLLPTVEFVSFDEVSIDEGIQYNLSGGSPEGGVYSGPGVTDNEDGTYNFDPSLAGIGEHTLTYTYVSENGCSNSATDVVKVLEAVSFTVLINEFQPNPPGTDPSEQSIELKGPAGQSFTGWIVILDSDSANSGQVNDVEQVTGTFDANGLLTVSIPDIENPSFTIMITDNYQDGINDFDSNDDGVLDTGISNLGNIMDAIGIPDESSDENFLFGTQLGGADFKFTGDEPVLVFRDSNTDAWYAINDHTIEIAYDIDANPYAFSSFSGNLQAPTFGMANPYLVTTARTFQMEVWPNPTVEILNLEVPKNSGIVRFDLYDISGKLVKSVPGTSWNLMQIDVRNLETGVYIIRANGGNSGAMIKKFIKR
- a CDS encoding peptidase associated/transthyretin-like domain-containing protein translates to MASTGAVLLHTTDLFAKEPFSSPSISKTDIRTKLFGKQVEISGRVFDGSGKNPLQNVKIEFWHLSPNSEKIGHKGSLLTDTQGRYILKSDYPSKEMGKHTTIHFRVSRENKELVTELKFSDFGAYITDKHWESHQNLEDNLLFPQLEKSLYKTKINFNISINQ